A genomic stretch from Engraulis encrasicolus isolate BLACKSEA-1 chromosome 12, IST_EnEncr_1.0, whole genome shotgun sequence includes:
- the kctd12.2 gene encoding BTB/POZ domain-containing protein KCTD12.2 has protein sequence MAQAEKTSSSAFQEIVELNVGGQVYVTRHATLLAVPNSRLWSMFSQQDPAELVRDSKGRFFIDRDGVLFRYILDYLRNLTVVLPDYFRERASLQKEADFFQLHELSKRLRSLMIKDNSLADEGCRYDPEDSALGALASTSMTLSPSSTANPVSPTLDPRKNGYITIGYRGSYTIGRDIQTDHKFRRVARITVCGKTSLAKEVFGENLNESRDPDRPPERYTSRYYLKYNFLEQAFDQLSDAGFHMVACSSTGTCAYTSNDPNEDKVWSSYTEYVFSRRS, from the coding sequence ATGGCACAGGCGGAGAAGACGAGCAGCTCGGCTTTCCAAGAGATCGTGGAACTGAACGTTGGCGGCCAGGTGTATGTCACGCGGCATGCCACCCTGCTGGCGGTGCCCAACTCGCGCCTCTGGAGCATGTTCAGTCAGCAGGACCCAGCGGAGCTCGTCAGAGACAGTAAGGGACGCTTCTTCATAGACCGCGACGGAGTTCTGTTCAGATACATTTTGGATTACCTGAGGAATTTGACGGTGGTGTTGCCAGATTATTTCAGGGAGAGAGCAAGTCTCCAGAAAGAAGCGGATTTCTTTCAGCTGCACGAGCTGTCCAAGCGTCTCCGGTCCCTGATGATAAAAGACAACTCCCTCGCCGATGAGGGATGCCGTTATGATCCCGAGGACTCTGCGCTCGGAGCTCTGGCAAGCACGAGCATGACATTGTCCCCCAGTAGCACAGCGAACCCCGTTTCCCCGACTCTTGACCCCCGAAAGAACGGCTACATCACCATTGGATACCGCGGCTCCTACACCATCGGCAGAGACATCCAAACGGATCACAAGTTCCGACGAGTTGCCAGGATTACCGTCTGTGGAAAGACATCCCTTGCCAAAGAAGTTTTTGGAGAGAATCTCAACGAGAGCAGAGATCCGGACAGACCCCCTGAGAGATACACTTCCCGGTACTACCTCAAGTACAACTTCTTGGAGCAAGCCTTCGACCAGCTCTCGGACGCGGGTTTTCATATGGTTGCTTGCAGTTCAACAGGGACGTGCGCCTACACAAGTAACGACCCAAACGAAGACAAGGTTTGGAGCAGCTACACCGAATACGTCTTCAGCAGGAGAAGCTGA